The genomic interval ACATAGTATCAAAATATTAGGTATGAGTTCTTGTCCTTGAGACCGGTAAACTTTTGTAAATGAAGCTGATGTGATTACTATATCACGATGACAATAGGTGGGAGGTGTGGTAAGCGCTTCCATCTTCTACAAAGGCCCGTTAGCCTAGGTAATCGAAGCAATTCGTCCCATAGATTGGTATTGGGATACAGGCTGGGCTCGTTTGTTATCCACCACTTCAAGATTTGACATAATTCTATGGACAAGGGTATATACGTCAAATGGCTTGCGATAGAGTTCAACTTTGCCTGATACCTGCATATACTCGTTTTCAATGTCTATATATAGACCGGTGCACAGCAAACACTTGGCAGTTAGACCTTTGGCCACAAGTCTCTGGTAG from Pseudobacteriovorax antillogorgiicola carries:
- a CDS encoding response regulator, which gives rise to MFKVLLVEDNTDLCELTEYLLVEEGIAVDSFDSAQEALVFASSQTGLYDFCIFNYLMPGMTGLDLYQRLVAKGLTAKCLLCTGLYIDIENEYMQVSGKVELYRKPFDVYTLVHRIMSNLEVVDNKRAQPVSQYQSMGRIASIT